A window of the Lolium perenne isolate Kyuss_39 chromosome 7, Kyuss_2.0, whole genome shotgun sequence genome harbors these coding sequences:
- the LOC127316056 gene encoding glutathione S-transferase U10: MPPLNPATHSTKGETMAATAAERKEVKLHGAWGSAHAAMARNALELKGVRYEYAEEDLESKSEALLRLNPVHGGKVPVLVVDGRPLAESLVILEYLDEAWPDRAPRMLPPQDQPRARAAARFWARFFHDKVSPLSHAVLFAAEGEERARLVREMKEQMAVMEAGIRRDVPLGGGEEEGPFLHGRQPGLLDVILGSCAPGTRVLSAVVGEEIVEPGVLPRVHASLVAFDELVAGFGTSVPHDRLLARLLERKERTRASPA, from the coding sequence ATGCCTCCACTTAATCCTGCAACGCACAGCACCAAAGGCGAAACCATGGCAGCCACCGCCGCGGAACGCAAGGAGGTGAAGCTGCACGGCGCGTGGGGAAGCGCCCACGCCGCCATGGCCCGGAACGCGCTGGAGCTCAAGGGCGTGCGCTACGAGTACGCGGAGGAGGACCTGGAGAGCAAGAGCGAGGCGCTGCTGCGCCTGAACCCCGTCCACGGCGGCAAGGTCCCCGTGCTCGTCGTCGACGGCCGTCCCCTCGCGGAGTCGCTCGTCATCCTCGAGTACCTCGACGAGGCGTGGCCCGACCGGGCGCCGCGGATGCTCCCGCCGCAGGACCAGCCTCGCGCGCGCGCAGCGGCCAGGTTCTGGGCGAGGTTCTTCCACGACAAGGTGTCGCCGCTGTCGCACGCGGTGCTATTCgcggcggagggagaggagagggcaAGGCTGGTGAGAGAGATGAAGGAGCAGATGGCCGTGATGGAGGCCGGGATTCGGAGGGACGTCCCGCTCGGCGGCGGCGAAGAGGAAGGCCCGTTCTTGCACGGGCGGCAGCCCGGGCTGCTCGACGTCATACTGGGCTCGTGCGCGCCGGGAACCAGGGTGCTCTCCGCCGTGGTCGGAGAAGAGATCGTGGAGCCGGGCGTGCTGCCACGCGTGCACGCCAGCCTAGTCGCGTTCGACGAGCTCGTTGCTGGGTTCGGGACAAGCGTGCCGCACGACCGACTCCTGGCGCGTCTCCTCGAGAGGAAGGAGAGGACGCGCGCCAGCCCTGCTTGA